The following proteins are co-located in the Fusobacteria bacterium ZRK30 genome:
- the nhaC gene encoding Na+/H+ antiporter NhaC yields MGSKMKKETTFMYALIPLLFLIGSLFYAIQIAHIDVHIPILVSAFFAAGVAIFGLNYTWKEIEEGMVETIKMALGAIIILMIIGMVVGTWIQSGVVPTMIFYGLKILSPGIFLPATVIICAIVSVATGSSWTTAATVGIALIGVGEGLGIPRNIVAGAIISGAYMGDKLSPLSDTTNLAPAMAGATLFEHIKHMLYTTVPSFIISIILFGFIGSKYTGSALNTEMIDGILATLSGNFNISPLLLLVPIIVIGAVIMKVPAIPGLFGGAILGGIAAMVFQGASLGSVFSTLHYGYSAESGLPMVDDLLNRGGLDSMMWTVSLILCAMILGGIMEKTQMLATLAMKILSVAHSTGNLILVTILTPIFVNSIAGDQYLSIVVPGRMFKDAYTEKGLHPKNLSRSLEDAGTLTSPLIPWNTCGAYMIATLGLAPWTYVPYCFLNLINPIIAIIYGYTGFSIEKVEKEKVEAEA; encoded by the coding sequence ATGGGGAGTAAGATGAAAAAGGAAACGACATTTATGTATGCACTGATACCATTGTTATTCTTAATAGGTAGTTTATTTTATGCAATTCAAATTGCACACATTGACGTACACATACCTATCTTAGTATCGGCATTTTTTGCAGCTGGAGTAGCTATATTTGGTTTAAATTACACATGGAAAGAGATAGAAGAAGGAATGGTTGAAACTATTAAGATGGCTTTAGGTGCAATTATAATTCTTATGATAATTGGAATGGTAGTAGGAACTTGGATTCAGTCTGGTGTAGTACCAACTATGATATTTTATGGATTAAAGATCTTGTCACCTGGAATATTTTTACCGGCAACAGTTATCATATGTGCTATTGTATCGGTAGCAACAGGTTCATCATGGACAACAGCGGCAACAGTAGGTATAGCACTTATTGGTGTAGGAGAGGGACTTGGAATACCTAGAAATATAGTAGCCGGTGCAATTATTTCCGGAGCATATATGGGGGATAAATTATCACCATTATCAGATACAACAAATTTAGCACCAGCAATGGCAGGAGCTACACTATTTGAGCATATTAAGCATATGTTGTATACAACAGTACCTAGTTTCATTATCTCTATAATTTTATTTGGATTTATTGGAAGTAAATATACAGGATCTGCGCTAAATACAGAGATGATTGATGGAATATTAGCTACTCTAAGTGGAAACTTTAATATTAGCCCATTATTATTATTAGTACCGATTATTGTTATCGGAGCAGTAATAATGAAAGTTCCTGCAATACCTGGATTATTCGGTGGAGCTATCCTGGGTGGAATAGCAGCAATGGTCTTCCAAGGAGCGTCATTGGGATCAGTATTTTCAACTTTACACTATGGTTATTCAGCTGAATCGGGATTACCGATGGTAGACGACCTATTAAATAGAGGGGGATTAGACTCTATGATGTGGACTGTTTCACTAATTCTTTGTGCTATGATCTTAGGTGGAATAATGGAAAAGACACAAATGTTAGCAACTTTAGCAATGAAGATTTTATCTGTAGCACACTCTACTGGAAACTTGATCTTAGTAACTATATTGACACCGATTTTTGTAAACTCAATAGCAGGAGATCAATATCTTTCAATAGTTGTACCAGGAAGAATGTTTAAAGATGCATATACAGAGAAGGGATTACACCCTAAAAATCTTTCGAGATCACTAGAGGATGCAGGAACACTGACATCACCATTAATTCCTTGGAACACATGTGGAGCTTATATGATAGCTACCTTAGGGCTGGCACCATGGACTTATGTTCCGTATTGTTTCTTAAACTTAATCAATCCAATTATAGCTATAATCTATGGATATACAGGATTTTCAATTGAGAAGGTAGAAAAGGAAAAAGTAGAAGCAGAAGCATAA
- the orr gene encoding ornithine racemase Orr: MTEYPRVVVDLSKIGENVKFLTKKCKESQIDVVGVTKVFSGSIEIAKVLVEGGVRYLGDSRVENLKKYENLDVPKIMIRLPMRSQIKEVIKHVDISLNSEISTIALLNEEAGKQYRVHRIILMLELGDLREGILPEDVERYMEQINSMKNIKLEGIGVNLTCYGGIIPSFDNLGQLEKVSDLIEEKYNLKLNIISGGNSSSLDLLWKNNMPPKINNLRLGESLIFGRETAYGKDLEGCFYDSVKLEVEIIELKEKQSYPVGEIGLNAFGEKPVFVDRGKRKRAILAIGKQDVDQSNLEPMDEKLIILGASSDHLVLDVTDSKREYKVGDIVEFKLDYGSLLQLTTSPYVKKVFD; encoded by the coding sequence ATGACTGAATACCCAAGAGTAGTAGTAGATCTAAGTAAGATCGGAGAAAATGTAAAATTTTTGACAAAAAAATGCAAGGAATCCCAAATAGATGTAGTGGGAGTAACCAAGGTTTTTTCAGGGAGTATAGAGATAGCTAAGGTATTGGTAGAGGGAGGAGTAAGATATTTAGGAGATTCTAGAGTGGAAAATTTAAAAAAATATGAAAACCTGGATGTTCCCAAGATAATGATTCGTTTGCCAATGAGATCTCAGATAAAAGAGGTGATAAAACACGTAGATATAAGTTTAAACAGTGAAATATCTACTATAGCTCTTTTGAATGAAGAGGCCGGCAAACAGTATAGAGTCCATAGAATCATCCTGATGCTTGAATTAGGAGATCTTCGAGAGGGGATCCTGCCAGAAGATGTAGAGAGGTATATGGAACAAATAAATTCTATGAAAAATATTAAATTAGAGGGAATAGGTGTGAATCTAACGTGTTACGGAGGAATTATTCCTAGTTTCGATAATTTAGGGCAATTAGAAAAAGTTTCAGATTTAATAGAGGAAAAATATAATTTAAAGCTAAATATTATATCAGGGGGAAATTCCAGCAGTTTGGATCTATTGTGGAAAAACAACATGCCTCCTAAAATAAATAACTTAAGGCTGGGGGAATCACTTATCTTTGGTCGTGAAACGGCTTATGGAAAAGATCTCGAGGGCTGTTTCTATGATAGTGTAAAATTAGAAGTAGAAATAATAGAGTTAAAGGAAAAGCAATCTTATCCAGTTGGGGAGATCGGACTCAATGCTTTTGGAGAAAAACCTGTATTTGTCGATAGAGGAAAGAGAAAAAGGGCTATTTTGGCTATTGGAAAACAAGATGTAGATCAGTCTAATTTAGAACCAATGGATGAAAAGTTAATAATATTAGGTGCCAGCAGTGATCATTTGGTGTTGGATGTAACTGATTCAAAAAGGGAATATAAGGTAGGAGATATCGTGGAATTTAAGCTAGATTATGGATCTCTTTTACAGTTGACCACGTCACCCTATGTGAAAAAGGTATTTGATTAA
- a CDS encoding GlmL-related ornithine degradation protein: MKIDVLVAEIGSTTTVVNAFGNLNGESPKFIGQGQAPTTVDQGDVNLGLMDATYDLEEKLGIKELEYDEFLATSSAAGGLKMTVHGLVYDMTAKAAKEAALGAGANIHMVTSGKLRRTDLKEIEKIRPNIILLAGGVDYGERDTALYNAELLAKLDLDTPIIYAGNIQNCEEIKLIFEDYGKEKLLKIVENVYPKIDRLNVEPVRRVIQDVFEEHIIHAPGMERVRDIVSGPIVPTPGAVMESSKILKEVIGDLVTIDVGGATTDIHSVTDGSEEITRILISPEPVAKRTVEGDLGVYVNMRNIVEIVGEKNLAKELSVEEDELTEHLLNFPPIPKSEMEIKIVEILTEKAVIMSVHRHAGGYRHLFGETKKTLAEGKDLTSIKWIIGTGGALTRIPNRIEILKKVAMSNKGDKLLPTPEAKLLIDNDYIMASLGVLSKYNKESAVRLLKKSLKIEEVETL; the protein is encoded by the coding sequence ATGAAAATAGATGTTTTGGTAGCAGAGATAGGAAGTACTACAACAGTTGTTAATGCCTTTGGAAATTTAAATGGAGAAAGTCCAAAATTTATAGGGCAGGGACAAGCTCCTACCACGGTAGATCAAGGGGATGTTAATCTGGGTCTTATGGATGCTACATATGATCTAGAAGAAAAACTGGGGATTAAAGAGTTGGAATATGATGAGTTCTTAGCTACAAGTAGTGCAGCAGGGGGCTTGAAGATGACTGTTCATGGATTGGTGTACGATATGACAGCTAAAGCAGCAAAGGAAGCGGCACTAGGAGCAGGAGCAAACATTCATATGGTAACATCGGGAAAATTGAGAAGAACAGATCTAAAGGAGATAGAAAAAATAAGACCGAATATAATTTTACTTGCTGGAGGAGTGGATTATGGTGAGCGGGACACAGCTCTATACAATGCAGAACTTCTAGCTAAACTTGATTTGGATACTCCTATAATATATGCAGGAAATATTCAGAATTGTGAGGAGATAAAATTAATATTTGAGGACTATGGGAAAGAAAAACTTTTAAAAATAGTAGAAAATGTATATCCAAAAATAGATCGGTTAAATGTAGAGCCTGTAAGACGTGTAATTCAAGATGTTTTTGAAGAGCATATAATTCATGCTCCAGGGATGGAGAGGGTAAGAGATATAGTAAGCGGGCCTATAGTACCTACGCCGGGAGCTGTAATGGAATCCTCTAAGATCTTAAAAGAAGTTATAGGAGATCTGGTCACTATAGATGTGGGAGGAGCAACTACGGATATCCACTCGGTAACTGACGGCAGTGAGGAGATAACGAGGATTTTAATCTCTCCAGAACCTGTAGCCAAAAGAACTGTAGAGGGGGATCTAGGAGTATACGTAAATATGAGAAATATAGTTGAGATAGTCGGGGAAAAAAACTTAGCCAAGGAATTATCTGTTGAAGAAGATGAATTGACAGAGCATCTTTTGAATTTCCCTCCTATTCCTAAAAGTGAAATGGAGATAAAAATAGTAGAGATCTTGACAGAAAAAGCAGTGATTATGTCGGTTCATCGGCATGCTGGGGGATATAGACATCTCTTTGGTGAAACTAAAAAAACTCTGGCTGAGGGAAAAGATCTGACCAGTATTAAGTGGATAATAGGGACTGGGGGAGCGTTAACCCGTATACCTAATAGAATAGAGATCTTAAAAAAAGTAGCTATGAGTAATAAGGGAGATAAACTCCTGCCTACGCCAGAGGCAAAATTATTGATAGATAATGATTATATTATGGCTTCTTTGGGAGTCCTTTCAAAATATAATAAAGAATCAGCAGTTAGATTGTTGAAAAAAAGTTTAAAAATAGAGGAGGTGGAAACTTTATGA
- the oraE gene encoding D-ornithine 4,5-aminomutase subunit OraE: MKKLIPTEKMDIREILNDLENYRPKRRGWTWRKKVENLKMGAFEFTDCSEPLKNSIGIPAARYFDNLDPQPAEVITTEIASGRFEDDIRRMRMAAWHGADHLMVIRTAGQSHFDGLIEGTPQGIGGVPITRKQVRAQRKACDLIEEEVGRPINYHSYVSGVAGPDVAVMFAEEGVNGAHQDPQYNVLYRNINMVRSFIDAAESKKIMGWAEMAQIDGAHNANATARDAWKVMPELMVQHGLNSIFSYKSGIKKENICLSTVPPTAAPAPSMKFDLPYAVALRDLFTEYKMRAQMNTKYITSSSREATVTHVMNMMISRLTSADIQSTITPDEGRNVPWHVYNIEACDTAKQTLVGLDGLLEMVEIRKDGYLPKMVRELKERAVLYLEEMMETGGYFEAVEKGFFVDSGNYPEKNGDGIGRKKDGGVGAGRVFARDEDYMAPVTGHFGNNNIDQYGAENPADLIGGCTFEDPDKIVYIDELDDVDNVNVRMAENEEYRSTSKIKPEVEWLADGTVQIELFLPTSQRVAEFAAIEFAKKMNLTNPEVIHSEVMHISEGTRIQVKGKVEFDLDLESLVIPPEAEVMSDDEIRELVEKYDMKIVAGTVGEDEHSVGLREVIDIKHGGVEKFGMEVEYLGTSVPCEKLIDAAVELNADVVLASTIISHDDIHYKNMKKLHELAIEKGIRDKIIICAGGTQVTPEIARKNGMDEGFSKNDRGVNVASFLVKRKKEMMEK, from the coding sequence ATGAAAAAATTAATACCAACTGAAAAAATGGACATAAGAGAAATATTAAATGACCTTGAAAACTACAGACCCAAGAGAAGAGGCTGGACTTGGAGAAAGAAAGTAGAAAATTTAAAGATGGGAGCATTTGAATTTACTGACTGCTCAGAACCATTAAAAAATTCTATAGGGATCCCGGCAGCTAGATATTTTGATAATTTAGACCCGCAACCTGCAGAAGTAATCACAACAGAGATAGCATCAGGAAGGTTTGAAGATGATATCAGAAGGATGAGGATGGCAGCATGGCATGGAGCAGATCATCTTATGGTAATCAGAACAGCTGGACAATCTCATTTTGATGGTTTGATAGAGGGGACACCACAAGGAATTGGAGGAGTACCTATCACGAGAAAGCAAGTAAGAGCACAGAGAAAAGCTTGTGATCTGATAGAAGAAGAGGTAGGAAGACCAATAAACTACCATTCATATGTATCTGGAGTAGCAGGACCTGACGTAGCAGTAATGTTTGCAGAAGAGGGAGTAAATGGAGCTCATCAAGATCCTCAATACAATGTACTTTATAGAAATATAAATATGGTGAGATCATTTATAGATGCAGCAGAATCAAAAAAAATAATGGGCTGGGCTGAAATGGCTCAAATAGATGGAGCCCATAATGCCAATGCAACAGCTAGAGATGCATGGAAGGTAATGCCGGAACTTATGGTTCAGCATGGACTTAATTCTATATTTTCTTATAAATCAGGTATAAAGAAAGAAAATATATGTTTATCTACAGTACCTCCTACAGCAGCACCGGCACCATCTATGAAATTTGACCTGCCATATGCAGTAGCTCTGAGAGATTTATTTACAGAGTATAAGATGAGAGCTCAGATGAACACAAAATATATCACTTCATCATCTAGAGAAGCTACAGTTACCCATGTAATGAATATGATGATCTCTAGGTTGACAAGTGCGGATATTCAATCTACAATCACACCTGACGAAGGTAGAAATGTACCTTGGCATGTATATAATATAGAGGCCTGTGATACAGCTAAACAGACTTTAGTAGGGCTGGATGGGTTACTGGAGATGGTAGAGATAAGAAAAGACGGATACCTTCCAAAAATGGTAAGAGAATTAAAGGAAAGAGCTGTACTTTATCTGGAAGAGATGATGGAAACAGGTGGGTATTTTGAAGCTGTAGAGAAGGGATTCTTTGTAGATTCCGGTAATTATCCTGAGAAAAATGGTGATGGAATAGGCAGGAAAAAAGATGGCGGAGTAGGAGCTGGAAGAGTATTCGCAAGAGATGAAGACTATATGGCACCTGTAACAGGTCATTTTGGGAATAATAATATAGATCAATATGGAGCTGAAAATCCAGCTGATTTAATCGGTGGATGCACATTTGAAGACCCGGATAAGATTGTATATATCGATGAATTAGATGATGTAGACAACGTAAATGTAAGGATGGCAGAAAATGAGGAATATAGATCTACATCAAAGATTAAACCAGAGGTAGAATGGCTGGCTGACGGTACTGTACAGATAGAGTTATTCCTGCCTACAAGTCAAAGGGTAGCAGAATTTGCAGCTATTGAATTTGCTAAAAAAATGAACCTGACAAATCCAGAGGTAATCCATTCTGAAGTTATGCATATAAGTGAGGGAACTAGAATCCAGGTAAAAGGAAAGGTTGAATTTGATCTGGATCTAGAGAGTTTAGTAATACCACCAGAAGCAGAAGTTATGTCAGATGATGAGATCAGAGAATTAGTAGAAAAATATGATATGAAGATAGTGGCAGGAACAGTAGGAGAAGATGAACATTCAGTAGGACTTCGTGAAGTTATAGATATAAAACATGGAGGAGTAGAAAAATTTGGAATGGAAGTTGAATATTTAGGAACTTCTGTACCTTGTGAGAAACTAATTGATGCAGCAGTAGAATTAAATGCAGATGTAGTTTTAGCTTCTACAATCATATCCCATGATGATATTCACTATAAGAATATGAAAAAGTTACATGAATTAGCTATTGAAAAAGGTATCAGAGATAAGATAATTATCTGTGCTGGCGGTACTCAGGTAACCCCTGAAATAGCTAGAAAAAATGGTATGGATGAAGGTTTCTCAAAGAACGACAGGGGAGTAAATGTAGCTTCATTCTTGGTAAAAAGAAAGAAAGAGATGATGGAAAAATAG
- a CDS encoding ornithine aminomutase subunit alpha encodes MKGYLKREDDFSTRRKHLHNLTDEELKNRFWELAEKLVDPMLDLAKTHTTPSIERSVLLRMGFSSIEAKPLVDGAIDRGLMGKGVGHLVYKVSEEKKISIRQAGEEMIEGNHWDTLMEIFKGGKK; translated from the coding sequence ATGAAAGGATATTTAAAAAGAGAAGATGATTTCTCCACAAGAAGAAAACATCTGCATAATTTAACAGATGAAGAATTAAAAAATAGATTTTGGGAGTTAGCAGAAAAATTAGTGGACCCAATGTTAGATCTGGCTAAGACCCATACTACACCATCAATTGAGAGATCCGTGCTTCTCAGAATGGGATTTTCAAGTATAGAAGCTAAGCCTTTGGTAGACGGAGCAATAGATAGAGGACTTATGGGCAAGGGTGTAGGTCACTTAGTATATAAGGTATCAGAAGAAAAGAAAATTTCTATCCGACAAGCAGGGGAAGAGATGATAGAGGGGAACCATTGGGATACCCTTATGGAAATCTTTAAGGGAGGTAAAAAATAA
- a CDS encoding arginase yields the protein MKTKIIGVPLNFGANRCGLEFSINNFIEKYPKYRDKIEVLEVERQEEDFSIKGAKYLNTVAKTCEELAVRVNKIIKDGDFPISLGGDHAIAIGSIAGVAKEKEIGILWMDAHGDMNTPEISGTGHIHGMPLATSVGHGHSKLIDCFYNGTKVKKENVILFGTRDIDEKEQKLIDELGIKNYTWKMIAEMGFEKALGEVKEFFKGRNLHISFDLDGIDPAEITAVGTPVAGGLSREMGKTLISEMIDTASVTSIDIVEYNPIYEKEAETSEYVDELLQLIEKKID from the coding sequence TTGAAAACAAAAATAATAGGGGTACCATTAAATTTTGGAGCCAATAGGTGTGGTTTAGAATTTAGTATAAATAACTTTATAGAGAAATATCCAAAATATAGAGATAAGATAGAAGTTTTAGAGGTAGAGAGACAGGAAGAAGATTTTTCCATAAAAGGAGCTAAATATCTGAATACAGTAGCAAAAACTTGTGAAGAGTTGGCTGTGAGGGTAAATAAGATAATAAAAGATGGAGATTTTCCTATTAGTTTGGGAGGAGATCATGCTATAGCCATAGGAAGTATAGCCGGGGTGGCCAAGGAAAAAGAGATCGGTATATTATGGATGGATGCTCATGGAGACATGAATACACCTGAGATAAGTGGAACAGGGCATATACATGGGATGCCGTTAGCTACATCTGTAGGACATGGACATTCTAAATTGATAGATTGTTTCTACAATGGAACTAAGGTAAAAAAAGAAAATGTAATCTTATTTGGAACGAGAGATATAGATGAGAAGGAACAAAAATTAATCGATGAATTGGGAATCAAAAATTATACCTGGAAGATGATAGCAGAGATGGGGTTTGAAAAAGCCTTAGGTGAGGTAAAAGAGTTTTTTAAAGGTAGAAACCTGCATATCAGTTTTGATCTGGATGGGATAGATCCTGCAGAGATAACAGCTGTTGGAACACCTGTTGCAGGAGGACTTAGTCGTGAAATGGGGAAGACCCTCATATCTGAGATGATAGATACGGCATCTGTAACATCTATAGATATAGTGGAATATAATCCAATATATGAAAAGGAAGCAGAAACTTCTGAATATGTAGATGAACTGCTTCAGTTAATAGAAAAAAAGATAGATTAA
- the ortB gene encoding 2-amino-4-oxopentanoate thiolase subunit OrtB gives MDKSYNAVMSRKTEIMKKAVGIDYNTFEKEGIEFDYEAMMREAGYSLEEIKKIQGETGVGNTPIYELRNLTNLARKMAPAGKGARIFLKDEASNPSGSFKARRAATAVYHAKKLGYKGVIAATSGNYGAAVASQAAMLGLKCIIVQECYDSNGKGQPEIVEKARKCEAYGAEVVQLTVGPELFYSFLNLLEETGYFNASLYTPFGIAGVETLGSELVEQIVEKTGKQPDVVVCTNAGGGNLTGTARGIIKAGAEGIKVVGASVNLKGLHMASDSDFNKKSFTTGHTGFGIPFTTNPDRSDVPRSAARPLRYMDRYVTITQGEVFYMTESLAQLEGLERGPAGNTSLAAAFSIAQEMDKEQIIVVQETEYTGAGKHIQPQLSFARDNGIDLHFGDPRDEVPGKSIILPEHPNMIKAIDLDMDKIRRSYIKNMVNKKSDSRQFTDEELSYIALETNLTLEEVKGRLK, from the coding sequence ATGGATAAAAGTTATAATGCTGTGATGTCTAGAAAGACAGAGATAATGAAAAAAGCTGTAGGAATAGATTATAATACCTTTGAGAAGGAAGGGATAGAGTTTGACTATGAAGCAATGATGAGAGAAGCTGGGTATTCATTGGAAGAGATAAAAAAAATACAGGGTGAAACCGGAGTAGGAAATACTCCTATATATGAACTCAGAAATTTAACTAATTTAGCCAGAAAAATGGCCCCGGCTGGAAAGGGAGCCAGAATATTCTTAAAAGATGAGGCATCTAATCCATCTGGAAGTTTTAAAGCCAGACGTGCTGCCACAGCAGTATATCATGCTAAAAAGCTGGGATATAAAGGAGTTATTGCTGCAACTTCCGGAAACTATGGAGCCGCAGTAGCATCTCAGGCAGCTATGCTGGGGTTAAAGTGTATAATAGTGCAGGAGTGCTATGACAGTAATGGAAAAGGTCAGCCTGAAATTGTAGAAAAAGCCAGAAAATGTGAGGCATATGGGGCTGAGGTAGTTCAATTGACTGTAGGACCTGAATTATTTTATTCATTCCTAAATTTACTGGAAGAAACAGGATATTTTAATGCTTCACTCTATACTCCCTTTGGTATAGCAGGGGTAGAGACACTGGGATCGGAATTGGTAGAGCAGATAGTTGAAAAAACCGGTAAACAACCTGATGTAGTGGTGTGTACCAATGCAGGAGGAGGAAATCTTACTGGAACTGCCCGTGGAATTATAAAAGCAGGGGCAGAAGGTATAAAAGTAGTAGGAGCAAGTGTAAATTTAAAGGGACTGCATATGGCATCGGACAGCGATTTTAATAAGAAATCATTTACAACAGGACATACTGGGTTTGGGATACCATTTACAACTAATCCAGACAGATCAGATGTACCCAGATCGGCAGCCAGACCTCTTAGATATATGGATAGATATGTAACGATAACTCAGGGAGAAGTATTTTATATGACAGAATCTCTGGCTCAGTTAGAAGGGCTCGAAAGGGGACCGGCAGGGAATACATCTTTAGCAGCAGCTTTTTCCATAGCCCAGGAGATGGATAAAGAGCAGATAATAGTAGTACAGGAAACAGAGTATACAGGTGCAGGGAAGCATATTCAGCCACAGTTATCCTTTGCAAGGGATAATGGAATAGATCTGCATTTTGGTGACCCAAGAGATGAAGTACCTGGGAAGAGTATAATATTACCGGAACATCCAAATATGATAAAAGCTATCGATTTAGATATGGATAAGATAAGAAGATCGTATATAAAAAATATGGTTAACAAAAAATCTGACAGCAGACAATTTACTGATGAAGAACTAAGCTATATTGCCCTTGAGACAAACTTAACACTAGAAGAAGTAAAAGGAAGATTAAAATAA
- the ortA gene encoding 2-amino-4-oxopentanoate thiolase subunit OrtA, with protein MAKKGDWVMVYNIVLEPKDRAPQIPEDTKKVPLEMWIKGFLLEDTAVGEMADIETIVGRKVSGKLVEIHPNHKHNYGNHVPEILQIGKTLKELLFCGEGK; from the coding sequence ATTGCTAAAAAAGGTGACTGGGTAATGGTCTACAACATAGTATTGGAGCCAAAAGATAGAGCTCCTCAAATACCGGAGGATACTAAAAAGGTTCCGTTGGAGATGTGGATAAAGGGATTTTTATTGGAAGATACTGCAGTAGGAGAGATGGCAGATATAGAAACGATAGTAGGAAGAAAGGTTAGCGGAAAATTGGTGGAAATCCATCCTAACCATAAACACAACTATGGAAACCATGTACCTGAAATTTTACAGATAGGAAAAACCCTGAAGGAACTACTTTTTTGCGGGGAGGGGAAATAA
- the ord gene encoding 2,4-diaminopentanoate dehydrogenase, with protein MRNIKVAIWGFGAMGSGMAKALLNKKGIEIVGVCDLHPDRVDKEMHEVLGLNKGDRTPVYINGNIDEVLKEKSCDVCLCATDSFVKKAFPRLKLVLEKKINVISTAEEMSYPKAQSPKEALELDRIAKENGVSILGTGINPGLMMDLLVLTLTGAMTDLTHIKSERINSLSPFGHAVMEEQGVGLSKEEFIEQDKAGTLAGHVGFEESVNMMTDAVGWKLDGPLKTSMAPIVTNVPRETQYIKVDAGYVAGCSMLGDGYVDGEKKVEMVHPQQIEPQLGGVETGDYITLTGTPNVNMAITPEIDGGIGTIAMCINMIPQIINSRPGLKTMIDLPIPRCIVGDYRDMIEVELN; from the coding sequence ATGAGAAACATTAAGGTAGCAATATGGGGATTTGGAGCAATGGGAAGTGGGATGGCTAAGGCACTCCTGAACAAAAAAGGGATAGAGATTGTAGGTGTATGCGACCTTCATCCAGACAGAGTAGATAAAGAGATGCATGAGGTTTTAGGTTTAAATAAGGGAGATAGAACTCCGGTTTATATAAATGGAAATATAGATGAGGTATTGAAAGAAAAGTCTTGTGATGTGTGTTTGTGTGCCACAGATTCATTTGTAAAAAAAGCATTTCCTAGACTAAAGTTAGTTTTAGAAAAGAAGATAAATGTAATATCTACAGCAGAAGAGATGTCATATCCAAAGGCACAGAGCCCGAAAGAAGCTTTGGAATTAGATAGAATAGCCAAAGAAAATGGTGTATCAATACTGGGAACAGGGATAAATCCAGGACTTATGATGGACCTATTGGTATTGACATTGACAGGAGCTATGACAGATCTTACACATATAAAATCAGAGAGAATAAATAGTTTATCTCCATTTGGTCATGCAGTTATGGAGGAGCAGGGAGTAGGGCTTAGTAAGGAAGAGTTTATAGAGCAAGATAAGGCGGGAACTTTGGCAGGACATGTTGGGTTTGAAGAATCTGTAAATATGATGACAGATGCAGTAGGATGGAAATTAGACGGGCCGTTAAAAACTTCTATGGCTCCTATAGTGACAAATGTTCCTCGTGAAACACAGTATATTAAAGTGGATGCAGGATACGTAGCTGGTTGCTCTATGCTAGGAGATGGATACGTAGATGGTGAGAAGAAAGTAGAGATGGTTCATCCGCAACAAATAGAACCACAATTAGGAGGAGTGGAAACAGGTGACTATATTACATTGACTGGAACTCCTAATGTCAATATGGCGATTACTCCTGAGATAGACGGAGGGATAGGAACTATAGCGATGTGTATCAACATGATACCGCAAATTATAAACTCCAGACCTGGATTAAAAACAATGATTGATCTGCCTATCCCTAGATGTATAGTAGGAGATTATAGGGATATGATAGAGGTAGAACTTAATTAG